CTTCGGCAAGAAAACCAGCCTCGCGGTAAATGGCAAAGGGTGAGGTGGACTTCGACGTGGCAATGCGAGCGATGCCGCGCGCCAGACCGGTCAGCGACAGGGCATGCACGGGAGCGCCGCACCCGTCGATCCCGGAGGCCACCGGGCGCTCGCCGGTAAAGCGTTCCACCACGTCGAGAATGCGCTTTTGGAGCGGATGTTCCGGGTCGAGATACCCGTTGAGGGCCCAGCCGTTCTGCACGCACGCCACCAGCATGGCGGCGTGCTTGCCCGAGCATTCCATGTGCACGGCAGCGGGACCGGCGCCGGCGCGCACGAGTTCGTCCCGGGTCGTGGAATCGATGGGCCAGGCGGCCGGGCAGCCCAGGGCGGATTCGGTGATGCCCGCACGAGCCAGCAGCCCGCGCACCAGATCGGTGTGCTTCGTCGTGCCGACGTGGCTGGCGGTGGCGATTGCCGCGTCTTCCCCGCGCAGAGCGACGCCGCTGGACATCACGGCGATCGCCTGGAAGGGCTTCATGGCTGACCGCGGAAAGACCGGTGTCTCGATGTCGCCGAGAGCACGCAGAACCTCACCGTTCGCCCCCAGCACCACAGCCGAACCGGCATGCCGGGACTCGACAAAGCCGCTGCGCTCAACGACGGCGAGCTCGACGGCATCCGTTATGGTGAAGGTTTCTGACACGGTAATACTCCTGGCCTGCTGGTTGTCGGACGGACGGTGTGCGGTTTAGAGCGCAGCCATGGCGTCGTCGATCACCGAGAGGGCGTCCGCGATCAGCACATCGGTCAGGGCCAAGCTCGGCAGAAAGCGCAGAACGTTGCCGTAGGTTCCAGCCGTGAGCAGCAGCACGCCGTGAGCCGCGGCGTACGCGGAGATGGCGGATACCGCTGCGGCGTTGGGCAGCTTGGTGGTGTCGCCGGTGCCAGCCTGGACGAGTTCAATGGCCATCATGGCCCCGCGTCCGCGAATCTCCCCAATGATGTCGTACTTGTTCTTCAAAGCGGTGAGGCCAGCGGTGAGTGTGGCGCCGATGCGCTCACCCTCGGCGAGAAGGTTGTTGGCTTCGATTGCTTCGAAGACAGCCACGGCGGCTGCACACGAGACGGGATTTCCACCGAACGTGCCGCCCAGGCCGCCGGGCTGTGACGCGTCGAGAATTTCGGCGCGGCCCGTGACGGCGGCCAGTGGGAAGCCACCGGCAATGCCCTTGGCAGAGAGAACGAGGTCGGGAATCAAACCGAAGTGCTCGCTGGCAAAGTACTTTCCGGTGCGACCCATTCCGCTCTGAATCTCGTCGGCGATCATGACAACGCCGTTGTTCGTGCACCACACCTGCAGGGCCGGGAGGTAACCGTCGGCGGGAACCATGAAGCCACCCTCACCCTGGATGGGCTCCACCACGAGGCAGGCCAGGTCGGACGCGCCGATGACCTTTTCCAAGTAGGCGATGGTGCGCGTGGCGGCATCCGCTCCGCTGAGTCCGTCGTGATACGGGTAGGAGCTCGGTGCGTGATACACGTCGCTGGCGAGCGGGCCGTAGCCGGTGGCGTAGGGGGCGGCCTTGTAGTTCATGGCCATGGTGAGCACCGTGCGGCCGTGGTAAGCGTGGTCGAGAACGGCCACCGCGCGTCGGCCGGTGTACTTGCGAGCGATCTTCACACCGTTTTCTACGGCTTCGGCTCCCGAGTTAATGAGCACCGACTTCTTGGCGAAATCACCGGGGGTGTGCTGGGCGAGGAGTTCGGCAACGCGCACGTACTCCTCGTAGGGGGTCACCGTGAAAAGGGTGTGGATGAATTCTTCGGCCTGGCCCACCGCGGCAGCGACAACGCTCGACTCGGTGTGGCCAATGGTGGTCACGCCGATGCCGGCACCCAGGTCGATGAACTGGTTGCCGTCAACGTCGACGACAATCGCACCGTTTGCCTTCTTGATGTAGACGGGGAGCATCGAGTTAACACCGCTCGACACGACGCTCAGGCGGCGAGCATGAAGCTCGGCCGACTTCGGACCGGGGATGGCGGTCACAATCTTTCGTTCCTGCGGCACCGTGTAGGTGGCGGAGGGAGCGGGGGATACG
This sequence is a window from Cryobacterium sp. CG_9.6. Protein-coding genes within it:
- a CDS encoding asparaginase, producing MSETFTITDAVELAVVERSGFVESRHAGSAVVLGANGEVLRALGDIETPVFPRSAMKPFQAIAVMSSGVALRGEDAAIATASHVGTTKHTDLVRGLLARAGITESALGCPAAWPIDSTTRDELVRAGAGPAAVHMECSGKHAAMLVACVQNGWALNGYLDPEHPLQKRILDVVERFTGERPVASGIDGCGAPVHALSLTGLARGIARIATSKSTSPFAIYREAGFLAEAVRENGWVIAGPGHSDSVIIDRLGLFMKGGAEGIMVASADNGMTVALKILDGNLRAGAVVALSLLADAGALSRADVDATISELGLTVTGGGKPVGSIRPSYT
- the gabT gene encoding 4-aminobutyrate--2-oxoglutarate transaminase — its product is MTDTLAAAPAVSPAPSATYTVPQERKIVTAIPGPKSAELHARRLSVVSSGVNSMLPVYIKKANGAIVVDVDGNQFIDLGAGIGVTTIGHTESSVVAAAVGQAEEFIHTLFTVTPYEEYVRVAELLAQHTPGDFAKKSVLINSGAEAVENGVKIARKYTGRRAVAVLDHAYHGRTVLTMAMNYKAAPYATGYGPLASDVYHAPSSYPYHDGLSGADAATRTIAYLEKVIGASDLACLVVEPIQGEGGFMVPADGYLPALQVWCTNNGVVMIADEIQSGMGRTGKYFASEHFGLIPDLVLSAKGIAGGFPLAAVTGRAEILDASQPGGLGGTFGGNPVSCAAAVAVFEAIEANNLLAEGERIGATLTAGLTALKNKYDIIGEIRGRGAMMAIELVQAGTGDTTKLPNAAAVSAISAYAAAHGVLLLTAGTYGNVLRFLPSLALTDVLIADALSVIDDAMAAL